One window from the genome of Pseudomonadota bacterium encodes:
- a CDS encoding MFS transporter — protein MRGARLPVVATIWAGSFFLAFDRVNISLAAPDIMRDIVLDGAQMGLVLSMYYWGYTFGNFAGGLVSPTLRLRGLTSLLIVVWAALTAVTGLCNLLWQFCVVRVLFGIAEGATANLMHRLQNNWLLPAERGRGYGIFIGFVYLGIALGMPLVGALIKLADWRVMFLLSAVLTLALAAVFWFMVRDHPWQHPRVPAPEGQQFQDIITRDRMTLADSPPELTLAQRLPALFAIPSFAWLCVASFFVIGVYFTNMSWLPGYLVKERGYTVLASGIYLTIPYLAAFAGMWSAGSIGDRYGHRARVAMVMALMTCPAILLLTTTDDVNTTIALMSVMLFLNSAALNGIMVLLFDLLPASLFGTGVGMVGGLAGGLSGIVGPLLMGYLYDLTGSFFGGFVTLAAGTLLGAAALWPVANYEKRVRGDKARLHAAASGAA, from the coding sequence ATGCGCGGTGCCCGTCTACCTGTGGTCGCCACCATCTGGGCAGGCTCGTTCTTCCTGGCCTTCGACAGGGTCAACATTTCCCTGGCCGCACCCGACATCATGCGCGACATCGTGCTCGACGGCGCCCAGATGGGCCTGGTGCTCTCCATGTACTACTGGGGTTATACCTTCGGTAATTTCGCCGGCGGCCTGGTGAGTCCCACGCTGCGATTGCGCGGCCTGACATCGCTGCTGATCGTGGTGTGGGCGGCGCTGACCGCGGTCACCGGCCTGTGCAACCTGCTGTGGCAGTTCTGCGTGGTGCGCGTGCTGTTCGGTATCGCCGAGGGCGCCACCGCCAACCTCATGCATCGCCTGCAGAACAACTGGCTGTTACCGGCCGAACGCGGGCGCGGCTACGGCATCTTCATCGGCTTCGTGTATCTCGGCATCGCGCTCGGCATGCCGCTGGTCGGTGCGCTAATCAAGCTCGCCGACTGGCGCGTGATGTTCCTGCTGTCGGCCGTGCTGACGCTGGCGCTGGCGGCGGTGTTCTGGTTCATGGTGCGCGATCATCCCTGGCAGCATCCGCGCGTGCCGGCGCCCGAGGGGCAACAGTTCCAGGACATCATCACGCGCGATCGCATGACGCTCGCCGACAGCCCGCCCGAACTGACGCTCGCGCAACGGCTGCCGGCGCTGTTCGCCATACCGTCTTTTGCCTGGCTGTGCGTGGCCTCGTTCTTCGTCATCGGCGTGTACTTCACCAACATGAGCTGGCTGCCGGGCTACCTGGTCAAGGAACGCGGCTACACGGTGCTGGCCAGCGGCATCTATCTCACCATTCCTTACCTTGCCGCGTTCGCCGGCATGTGGTCGGCCGGCAGCATCGGCGACCGCTACGGGCATCGCGCGCGCGTCGCGATGGTGATGGCGCTCATGACCTGCCCGGCCATCCTGCTGCTCACCACCACCGACGACGTCAACACCACCATCGCGCTCATGAGCGTGATGCTGTTTTTGAATTCGGCGGCGCTGAACGGCATCATGGTGCTGCTGTTCGATCTGCTGCCGGCCTCGCTGTTCGGCACCGGCGTCGGCATGGTCGGCGGCCTGGCAGGCGGGCTTTCCGGGATCGTCGGGCCGCTGCTCATGGGCTATCTTTACGACCTCACCGGCTCGTTCTTCGGCGGCTTCGTCACGCTGGCGGCGGGTACGTTGCTGGGCGCGGCGGCGCTGTGGCCGGTGGCGAACTACGAGAAACGGGTGCGCGGCGACAAGGCGCGCCTGCATGCGGCGGCGAGCGGCGCCGCCTGA